A single region of the Verrucomicrobiia bacterium genome encodes:
- a CDS encoding iron-containing alcohol dehydrogenase, with protein MAEKFEFATANRIVFGNGVIREAGNIAREFGQCALVVTGRDSTRAEPLLQLLRACGISAITFAIPGEPDLEIIERGTALARENKCDVIIAIGGGSALDSGKAIAAMATNGGELLDYLEIIGRGQPLTKAPLPFIAIPTTAGTGSEVTRNAVLASPAHRAKVSLRSPLMLPRVALVDPELTHELPPAITASTGLDALTQLIEPYVCSRANPMIDALCVEGIKCASRSLRVAFADGRNADAREDMSLASVLGGMALANAGLGAVHGLAGPIGGMFSAPHGAVCAALLPQVMEKNLAALQSREPQNRALRRYEEVARLLTGNPAASAREGVGWVRELVSELNIPPLRTYGISESDAEELITRAAKASSMKANPISLTPEELRDIIMRAL; from the coding sequence ATGGCCGAAAAATTTGAATTCGCTACCGCCAACCGAATCGTCTTCGGCAACGGAGTTATTCGCGAGGCGGGCAACATCGCCCGCGAATTCGGACAATGCGCGCTCGTTGTCACTGGCCGCGATAGCACTCGCGCCGAACCTTTGCTTCAACTTTTGCGCGCGTGCGGAATTAGCGCCATTACTTTCGCGATTCCCGGCGAACCGGATTTGGAAATCATTGAGCGCGGGACAGCTCTTGCGCGTGAGAATAAATGCGATGTCATCATTGCCATCGGTGGCGGCAGTGCGCTTGATTCCGGCAAGGCGATTGCCGCGATGGCGACCAATGGCGGCGAGTTGCTCGATTATCTTGAGATCATTGGGCGCGGCCAGCCGCTCACGAAAGCGCCGTTGCCATTCATTGCCATCCCGACGACTGCAGGGACGGGCTCTGAAGTCACGCGCAATGCTGTCCTCGCGTCGCCCGCGCATCGCGCGAAAGTCAGCTTGCGCAGCCCGCTTATGCTGCCGCGCGTGGCGTTGGTTGATCCCGAATTGACGCATGAGCTTCCGCCGGCCATCACCGCCAGCACGGGTCTTGATGCGCTGACGCAACTCATCGAGCCTTACGTATGCTCGCGCGCCAATCCGATGATTGACGCGTTGTGCGTGGAAGGGATCAAGTGCGCCTCGAGATCATTGCGCGTGGCTTTCGCTGATGGGCGCAATGCCGACGCCCGCGAAGATATGTCGCTCGCGAGTGTGTTGGGAGGGATGGCGCTCGCGAATGCGGGGCTTGGCGCGGTGCATGGTTTGGCTGGCCCGATTGGTGGAATGTTTTCTGCGCCGCACGGGGCGGTTTGCGCCGCGTTGCTGCCACAGGTGATGGAGAAAAATCTGGCGGCTTTGCAATCGCGCGAACCGCAAAATCGAGCTTTGCGCCGATATGAAGAAGTTGCGCGATTGCTCACGGGAAATCCGGCCGCCAGCGCGCGTGAGGGCGTCGGCTGGGTTCGTGAATTGGTTTCCGAGCTTAATATTCCGCCATTGCGCACCTATGGAATTTCTGAGTCGGATGCCGAAGAATTAATTACTCGCGCGGCGAAGGCGAGCAGCATGAAGGCCAATCCCATTTCGCTTACGCCGGAAGAGTTGCGCGATATAATAATGCGGGCGCTCTGA